A window from Mycolicibacterium tokaiense encodes these proteins:
- a CDS encoding aldehyde dehydrogenase (NADP(+)) produces MIVAGTMVTGAGTEVRGFDPAAGTALEPAYRHGDLAVVEAACAAAAEAFGPYRATTSAQRAKFLEAIAANIEAAAEVLIPRAVAETGLPHARITGEVGRTCGQLRLFAAVLREGSWNGARIDSALPERTPAPRADIRQRTVPLGPVAVFGASNFPLAFSVAGGDTASALAAGCPVVVKGHDAHPGTSELVGRAVAKAVADAGLPAGTFSLLFGSGRKLGTALVTDARIKAVGFTGSRSGGTALVAAAAARPEPIPVYAEMSSINPVFLLPGALSTRGAELGAAFVGSLTMGSGQFCTNPGLVIAVDGPDLDTFVAAATEALAQAAPTPMLTPNIAKSYADGVRDLEGAADVLARGQAADSSTACQAALFSTDAAGFLASDVLQAEVFGASSLVIRCADADEVASVASKLEGQLTATVHADDSDTAEAARLLPVLELKAGRILFNGWPTGVEVGYAMVHGGPFPATSDSRTTSVGAKAIERFLRPVSYQDVPKSLLPSAIADGNPDHLWRLIDGRFTQD; encoded by the coding sequence ATGATCGTCGCAGGAACGATGGTCACGGGAGCGGGAACAGAGGTGCGCGGCTTCGACCCCGCAGCCGGAACGGCGCTGGAGCCCGCCTACCGGCACGGCGACCTCGCTGTGGTGGAGGCGGCGTGCGCGGCTGCAGCCGAGGCCTTCGGGCCGTACCGGGCCACCACCTCGGCGCAGCGCGCGAAGTTCCTGGAGGCCATCGCCGCCAATATCGAGGCCGCCGCCGAGGTGCTGATTCCCCGCGCCGTCGCCGAAACCGGTCTGCCGCATGCCCGCATCACCGGCGAGGTCGGCCGCACGTGCGGTCAGCTCCGCCTGTTCGCCGCCGTGCTGCGCGAGGGCAGCTGGAACGGCGCCCGCATCGACTCGGCGCTGCCCGAGCGCACCCCCGCCCCGCGCGCCGACATCCGGCAGCGCACGGTGCCGCTGGGCCCGGTCGCAGTGTTCGGCGCCAGTAACTTCCCGCTGGCCTTCTCCGTGGCCGGCGGCGACACTGCGTCCGCGCTGGCCGCCGGATGCCCGGTGGTGGTCAAGGGACACGACGCCCACCCCGGCACCTCAGAATTGGTCGGACGCGCCGTGGCCAAGGCGGTCGCCGATGCCGGTCTGCCTGCCGGAACCTTCTCCCTTCTGTTCGGCTCGGGACGCAAGCTCGGCACCGCGCTGGTGACGGACGCCCGGATCAAGGCCGTCGGATTCACCGGATCCCGGTCCGGTGGAACAGCTCTGGTGGCTGCCGCCGCCGCCCGCCCCGAACCGATCCCGGTCTACGCCGAAATGAGCTCCATCAACCCGGTGTTCCTGCTGCCCGGCGCGCTGAGCACACGCGGCGCCGAACTGGGTGCGGCCTTCGTCGGCTCGCTCACCATGGGATCCGGACAGTTCTGCACCAACCCCGGCCTGGTGATCGCGGTCGATGGGCCGGACCTCGACACCTTCGTCGCCGCGGCTACCGAGGCCCTGGCGCAGGCGGCGCCCACCCCGATGCTCACGCCGAACATCGCCAAGAGCTATGCCGACGGGGTCCGTGACCTCGAGGGCGCTGCCGACGTCCTGGCCCGGGGCCAGGCCGCGGACAGTTCGACCGCCTGCCAGGCCGCGCTGTTCTCCACCGACGCAGCCGGTTTCCTGGCGTCAGATGTGCTGCAGGCCGAGGTGTTCGGCGCCTCCAGCCTGGTGATCCGCTGCGCCGACGCCGACGAAGTGGCCTCGGTGGCAAGCAAACTGGAAGGCCAGCTCACCGCCACCGTGCACGCCGACGATTCCGACACCGCAGAAGCGGCCCGGTTGCTCCCGGTGCTGGAGCTCAAGGCCGGACGAATCCTGTTCAACGGCTGGCCCACCGGCGTCGAGGTCGGCTACGCGATGGTGCACGGCGGACCCTTCCCGGCCACCTCTGATTCGCGCACCACGTCGGTGGGCGCCAAGGCAATCGAGCGCTTCCTACGGCCGGTGTCCTACCAGGACGTCCCGAAGTCATTGCTGCCCAGCGCTATTGCCGACGGCAACCCTGATCACCTCTGGCGGCTCATCGACGGCCGCTTCACCCAAGACTGA
- a CDS encoding 5-dehydro-4-deoxyglucarate dehydratase: MLDGVLFFPVTPFTAAGDVDLDKLAAHVAKGVDAGPGGVFIACGTGEFHALESGEFAAVVRTAVEAVAGRVPVYAGAGGSVAQAKVFAKAAESAGADGILLLPPYLVSMPQAGLVAYTKEVAAATTLPVIVYNRANARYTEASAVEVAQIANVVGFKDGTGDIDMVGRIVRAVTDALAESGKPFQFFNGLPTAEVSQQAYRAIGVTLYSSATFAFAPELALAFYEALESGNDTVAAALLREFFHPLVRLRDTVPGYAVSLIKAGVTMEGINAGPVRAPLVDAAPEDVAALAALLKSGRAVLADHLAAVR; the protein is encoded by the coding sequence ATGCTGGACGGCGTTCTGTTCTTTCCTGTCACCCCCTTCACCGCGGCCGGCGACGTCGACCTCGACAAGCTCGCGGCGCACGTCGCCAAGGGTGTCGACGCCGGCCCGGGTGGTGTCTTCATCGCCTGTGGCACCGGTGAATTCCACGCCCTCGAGTCCGGGGAGTTCGCCGCCGTGGTCCGCACCGCTGTCGAGGCGGTGGCGGGCCGGGTTCCGGTGTACGCCGGCGCCGGCGGCTCGGTGGCCCAGGCCAAGGTGTTCGCCAAGGCAGCGGAGTCCGCGGGTGCTGACGGAATCCTGCTGCTGCCGCCGTATCTGGTGTCCATGCCGCAGGCCGGGCTGGTGGCCTACACCAAGGAGGTGGCCGCTGCCACCACGCTGCCGGTGATCGTCTACAACCGCGCCAACGCCCGTTACACCGAAGCCTCGGCGGTCGAGGTGGCGCAGATCGCCAACGTCGTCGGCTTCAAGGACGGCACCGGCGACATCGACATGGTGGGCCGCATCGTGCGTGCGGTCACCGACGCGCTGGCCGAGTCCGGCAAACCGTTCCAGTTCTTCAACGGGTTGCCCACCGCCGAGGTGTCGCAGCAGGCCTACCGCGCCATCGGCGTCACCCTGTATTCGTCGGCCACCTTCGCCTTCGCTCCTGAGCTGGCGCTCGCCTTCTACGAGGCCCTGGAAAGCGGCAACGACACCGTGGCCGCCGCGCTGCTGCGTGAGTTCTTCCATCCCCTGGTGCGCCTGCGGGATACAGTCCCGGGCTACGCCGTCTCCCTGATCAAGGCCGGCGTGACCATGGAGGGCATCAACGCCGGGCCGGTACGGGCTCCCTTGGTGGATGCGGCGCCCGAGGACGTCGCTGCGTTGGCCGCGTTGCTCAAGTCCGGCCGGGCGGTGCTCGCCGACCACCTCGCCGCGGTGCGCTGA
- a CDS encoding glucarate dehydratase family protein, producing the protein MMSGPIRITGARITPVAFVDPPLLNTVGVHQPYALRAIIQLDTDAGLVGLGETYADTRHLARLHAAAEAITGSDVFALNTIRAAIAERLRGDDAAVGTAGMITSASAVDQVLSPFEVACLDVQGRATGRPVSDLLGGAVRDAVPFSAYLFYKWAAHPGGEPDSWGEALDPAGIVAQARRMIGEYGFSAIKLKGGVFAPEEEMAAIEALHRAFPDHPLRLDPNAAWTPQTSVKVATGLAGILEYLEDPTPGINGMADVAQQAPMPLATNMCVVAFDQLAPAVAAGAVKVVLSDHHYWGGLQRSRLLAGICDTFGLGLSMHSNSHLGISLAAMVHLAAATPNLTYACDTHWPWKTEDVVKPGVLTIRDGAVALPTTPGLGVEIDEDALAALHEQYLRCGIRDRDDTGYMRSIDPAFEAISPRW; encoded by the coding sequence CTGATGTCGGGTCCGATCCGGATCACCGGCGCGCGCATCACCCCGGTCGCATTCGTCGACCCGCCTCTGCTCAACACCGTCGGTGTGCACCAGCCTTACGCACTGCGGGCCATCATCCAGCTCGACACCGACGCCGGTCTGGTCGGGCTGGGGGAGACCTATGCCGACACCCGGCACCTGGCCCGGTTGCACGCGGCCGCCGAAGCCATCACAGGATCGGATGTCTTTGCGCTCAACACGATCCGCGCGGCCATTGCCGAGCGGTTGCGTGGGGACGACGCCGCGGTCGGCACCGCGGGGATGATCACCTCCGCCAGTGCGGTGGATCAGGTACTGTCGCCGTTCGAGGTGGCGTGTCTGGACGTGCAGGGGCGCGCGACCGGCAGGCCGGTGTCCGACCTGCTCGGCGGCGCGGTACGTGACGCCGTACCGTTCAGTGCCTACCTGTTCTACAAGTGGGCCGCCCATCCCGGCGGTGAACCGGATTCCTGGGGTGAGGCACTGGATCCCGCGGGTATCGTCGCGCAGGCCCGGCGCATGATCGGCGAGTACGGCTTCAGCGCGATCAAGCTCAAGGGCGGGGTGTTTGCGCCCGAAGAAGAAATGGCGGCCATCGAGGCGCTGCACCGGGCGTTTCCGGATCACCCTCTGCGACTGGACCCCAACGCCGCGTGGACACCGCAGACCTCGGTCAAGGTGGCCACCGGCCTGGCCGGCATCCTCGAGTACCTGGAAGACCCGACCCCTGGGATCAACGGGATGGCCGATGTGGCCCAGCAGGCGCCCATGCCGTTGGCCACCAACATGTGTGTGGTGGCGTTTGATCAGCTGGCGCCGGCTGTGGCTGCCGGTGCGGTGAAAGTTGTTCTCTCCGATCACCATTACTGGGGCGGGTTGCAGCGCTCACGCCTGCTGGCCGGCATCTGCGACACCTTCGGGCTGGGCCTGTCCATGCATTCCAACTCCCACCTCGGCATCTCCCTGGCCGCCATGGTGCATCTGGCGGCCGCCACACCCAACCTGACCTACGCCTGCGATACGCACTGGCCGTGGAAGACCGAAGATGTGGTCAAGCCGGGTGTGCTCACGATCCGCGACGGGGCGGTGGCGCTGCCCACCACACCGGGGCTGGGTGTCGAGATCGACGAGGACGCCCTGGCGGCACTGCACGAGCAGTACCTGCGATGCGGTATCCGCGACCGGGACGATACCGGGTACATGCGCAGCATCGACCCGGCATTCGAGGCAATCAGCCCGCGCTGGTAG
- a CDS encoding LysR substrate-binding domain-containing protein codes for MFSLARLSCFIAVAEELHFGRAAERLHMTQPPLSRQIQQLETELGVQLIDRTTRSVTLTPAGVAFLPDARRIVQLAEGAALTVKRVPAGDLGTVVIGFTAASAHAVLPRLLDSARAHLPDVTLELREMVTSAQIEGLMTGELDLGMARPPLKRPGLVSRPLLHERLLAALPVGHPLADLPRQLTLTDLDGQDVIMYSPVQARYFNELLISTFTIAGATPNYVQYVTQVHTMLVLVRSGIGIALVPASAATLHPDGVAFRSIGAFRERPVELDAVWRSDSTNPALLRLLRDVLPPREWTTDDLVEDTFS; via the coding sequence GTGTTTTCGCTGGCGAGACTGTCGTGTTTCATCGCGGTCGCCGAAGAGCTGCACTTCGGCCGCGCGGCTGAGCGTCTACATATGACGCAGCCCCCGCTGTCTCGGCAGATCCAGCAACTGGAGACCGAACTCGGGGTGCAGCTGATCGACCGGACCACCCGCTCGGTGACGCTGACGCCCGCGGGCGTGGCCTTTCTGCCTGACGCGCGGCGCATCGTCCAGCTGGCCGAAGGGGCGGCGCTGACCGTCAAACGGGTGCCCGCAGGCGACCTCGGGACTGTCGTCATCGGGTTCACCGCAGCCTCCGCGCACGCCGTGTTGCCACGACTGCTCGACAGCGCCCGCGCCCACCTGCCCGACGTCACCCTGGAACTCCGGGAGATGGTCACCTCTGCGCAGATCGAGGGCCTGATGACCGGCGAATTGGATCTGGGCATGGCGAGGCCACCACTCAAGCGTCCCGGGCTGGTGTCTCGCCCCCTGCTGCACGAGCGACTGCTGGCTGCGCTCCCTGTCGGCCATCCGCTGGCCGACCTCCCGCGTCAACTCACGCTGACCGACCTGGACGGCCAGGACGTCATCATGTACTCGCCGGTGCAGGCGCGGTACTTCAACGAGCTCTTGATCAGCACGTTCACGATTGCGGGGGCGACCCCGAACTACGTCCAGTACGTGACCCAGGTGCACACCATGCTGGTGCTGGTCCGCTCCGGGATCGGAATCGCGCTGGTCCCCGCCTCGGCCGCGACGCTGCATCCCGACGGCGTGGCTTTCCGGTCCATCGGTGCGTTCCGTGAGCGTCCCGTCGAACTGGACGCCGTGTGGCGCAGCGACAGCACGAATCCCGCGCTTCTGCGCCTGCTGCGCGATGTGCTGCCGCCGCGAGAGTGGACCACCGACGATCTGGTGGAGGACACCTTCTCCTGA
- a CDS encoding 2-hydroxyacid dehydrogenase: MTSPGQTPAAVLQVGPLKPSLQDTLHTSYGASVLPTDPAERAAFLAAHAEDVTVAVTSGRTGVDAALIDALPRLAAIVNFGVGYDTTDVHAAGARGIAVSNTPDVLTDCVADTAVGLMIDTLRGFSASDRFVRAGRWPAGNYPLTRQASDTRVGIIGLGRIGSAIAHRLTAFGCAISYHNRRQVPDSPFTYVGSPQELAAGVDVLVVAAAGGSQTRHLVDAATLAALGPHGYLINVARGSVIDEDALVAALVDGRLAGAGLDVFAHEPEVPEALLGLDNVVLLPHVGSATVQTRAAMEDLTLRNLDSFLTSGELVTPVPVPSGV; this comes from the coding sequence GTGACCAGCCCTGGCCAGACCCCTGCCGCCGTCCTGCAGGTCGGCCCGCTCAAGCCCTCGCTGCAGGACACCCTGCACACGTCCTACGGCGCGTCAGTGCTCCCTACCGACCCCGCCGAGCGGGCAGCGTTCCTGGCCGCGCACGCCGAGGATGTCACGGTGGCCGTCACCTCCGGACGCACCGGCGTGGACGCCGCGCTGATCGACGCACTGCCCCGGTTGGCGGCCATCGTGAACTTCGGCGTCGGGTATGACACCACCGACGTCCACGCCGCCGGCGCCCGCGGCATCGCGGTGAGCAACACCCCGGATGTGCTGACCGACTGCGTGGCCGATACTGCCGTGGGGCTGATGATCGACACCCTGCGCGGATTCTCGGCTTCCGACCGCTTCGTCCGGGCCGGGCGCTGGCCGGCGGGCAATTACCCATTGACCCGGCAGGCCAGCGACACCAGAGTGGGCATCATCGGGCTGGGTCGGATCGGTAGCGCCATCGCGCACCGGCTGACAGCGTTCGGTTGCGCGATCTCCTACCACAATCGCAGGCAGGTCCCTGATTCGCCGTTCACGTACGTGGGCTCGCCGCAGGAACTCGCCGCGGGGGTCGACGTCCTGGTGGTCGCGGCCGCCGGCGGCTCGCAGACCCGCCACCTCGTCGACGCCGCAACGCTGGCCGCACTGGGGCCGCACGGCTATCTGATCAACGTCGCGCGCGGCAGCGTCATCGACGAGGACGCCCTGGTGGCTGCCCTGGTCGACGGACGGCTCGCCGGCGCGGGACTGGACGTCTTCGCCCACGAGCCCGAGGTCCCCGAGGCGCTGCTCGGCCTGGACAACGTGGTGCTGCTGCCACACGTGGGCAGCGCCACGGTGCAGACCCGGGCCGCTATGGAGGATCTGACGCTGCGCAATCTGGACAGCTTCCTGACCTCCGGCGAACTGGTGACCCCCGTCCCGGTCCCGTCGGGGGTCTGA
- a CDS encoding ABC transporter substrate-binding protein, producing the protein MSHAGPISRRVLAVTLAGVCVTGTGCSVANSGHGGYDPNTLRVVLSQEPPTLEPCESSLTSTGIVVRSNITEPLVERDPDTGDLLPLLATEWEQTAPTQWTFRTREGVTFSDGAPFTAEDAAFSIDRAVNSDLQCNVDGYVFGDEELGLEVRDDTTLTVTTATPDPILPLRLSFVEIVPRTTSTAEKVREPIGTGPYAIDNWEYGQKLTLTRNESYWGAAPAFARAEYQWRSEGSVRAAMITNDEADIATGLGPEDGAGDLGVPFQNNETTALRMQATEAPLNDIRVRQAINYAVNRPGIVKALFRSLGDPAAQLIPSGVVGYNPDLALWPYDPDKGRQLVDEARADGVPVDNEIRLIARTAQFPKIAETVEVLQSEFSDIGLNVKIEMMDTAAQLEYQLRPFPADTGPYLLMIMHGNQAGDAAFTLDQYMLSDGPQAAYGTTEFDAEIRAAEALTGQERQNAFATLFAEEPQEIMQMAYLAHMKGILGKSARVAYTPNSATGDEMRLAEMTFAPTEPDNT; encoded by the coding sequence ATGAGCCACGCAGGCCCGATTTCCCGCCGCGTGCTGGCCGTGACCCTGGCCGGGGTGTGTGTGACCGGCACCGGCTGCTCGGTCGCCAATTCCGGACACGGCGGCTACGACCCGAACACCCTGCGGGTGGTGCTCTCGCAGGAGCCGCCCACCCTGGAACCCTGCGAGAGCTCCCTGACATCCACCGGCATCGTGGTGCGCTCGAACATCACCGAGCCGCTGGTTGAGCGTGACCCCGACACCGGCGATCTGCTGCCGCTGCTGGCCACCGAATGGGAACAGACTGCCCCGACGCAGTGGACCTTCCGGACCCGCGAGGGCGTCACCTTCTCCGACGGCGCTCCCTTCACCGCCGAGGACGCCGCCTTCTCCATCGACCGGGCCGTCAACTCCGATCTGCAGTGCAACGTCGACGGCTATGTCTTCGGCGACGAGGAACTCGGACTCGAGGTCCGCGACGACACGACGCTGACGGTCACCACCGCCACCCCGGATCCCATTCTGCCGCTGCGCCTTTCCTTCGTCGAGATCGTCCCGCGGACCACCAGCACCGCGGAGAAGGTGCGCGAACCCATCGGCACCGGTCCCTACGCCATCGACAACTGGGAATACGGCCAGAAGCTCACGCTGACTCGCAACGAGTCCTACTGGGGCGCGGCCCCGGCCTTCGCCCGCGCCGAGTACCAGTGGCGCAGCGAGGGCAGCGTGCGGGCGGCGATGATCACCAACGACGAGGCCGACATCGCCACCGGTCTGGGCCCGGAGGACGGCGCCGGCGATCTCGGCGTTCCGTTCCAGAACAACGAGACCACCGCGCTGCGCATGCAGGCCACCGAGGCGCCGCTGAACGACATTCGGGTGCGCCAGGCCATCAACTACGCCGTCAACCGTCCCGGCATCGTCAAGGCATTGTTCCGCAGCCTCGGCGATCCGGCCGCGCAGCTGATTCCCTCGGGCGTGGTGGGCTACAACCCCGACCTGGCGCTGTGGCCGTACGACCCGGACAAGGGCCGACAACTCGTCGACGAGGCGCGCGCCGACGGAGTGCCGGTGGACAACGAGATCCGGCTGATCGCACGCACCGCGCAGTTCCCTAAGATCGCCGAGACCGTCGAGGTACTGCAGAGCGAATTCAGCGACATCGGTCTGAACGTCAAGATCGAGATGATGGACACCGCAGCGCAACTCGAGTATCAGCTGCGCCCTTTTCCGGCCGACACGGGCCCGTACCTGTTGATGATCATGCACGGCAACCAGGCCGGTGACGCCGCGTTCACGCTGGACCAGTACATGCTCTCCGACGGTCCCCAAGCGGCCTACGGCACAACGGAATTCGATGCGGAGATCCGCGCCGCCGAGGCACTCACGGGGCAGGAGAGGCAGAACGCCTTCGCCACCCTGTTCGCCGAAGAACCCCAGGAGATCATGCAGATGGCCTACCTGGCGCACATGAAAGGCATCCTCGGCAAGTCCGCGCGGGTGGCCTACACCCCGAACTCCGCCACGGGTGACGAGATGCGACTGGCCGAGATGACCTTCGCGCCCACCGAGCCCGACAACACCTGA
- a CDS encoding ABC transporter permease — translation MFSFVRRRMYTSLLPLVVVLLGVFLLARLTGDPTSLYLPESATEAQRAEFAEANGLNQPVWNQLVDYFSGVLHLDFGTSLRTGESASEMALRAFPATLQLAITTMLLAIVAAVVIGCWAAYRPNSLADRFSSLLSMTAASIPDFWFAITGVWLFAVLMGWLPTSGTDAGLLSWVLPIATLMIRPLGVLTQVVRGAMVSALSAPYVRLARSKGAGDFRVVTHHALRNAAAPALTVAGDLAVGLINGAVVVEAIFGWPGIGKLMIDAILQRDFAVLQAAVLLTAVSIFLLNILIDACYALLDARVREPAKV, via the coding sequence ATGTTCTCGTTCGTCCGGCGCCGGATGTACACCAGCCTGTTACCCCTGGTGGTCGTGCTGCTGGGAGTGTTCCTCCTGGCTCGCCTCACCGGTGACCCCACCAGCCTCTACCTTCCCGAGTCGGCCACCGAAGCCCAGCGCGCCGAGTTCGCCGAGGCCAATGGTCTGAATCAGCCGGTGTGGAACCAACTGGTGGACTACTTCTCCGGTGTCCTGCACCTGGACTTCGGCACATCCCTGCGCACCGGGGAATCCGCCTCCGAGATGGCCCTGCGGGCCTTCCCGGCCACGCTCCAATTGGCCATCACCACCATGCTTCTGGCCATCGTGGCGGCCGTCGTGATCGGCTGTTGGGCGGCGTATCGGCCCAATTCACTGGCCGACCGGTTCTCCTCGCTGCTGTCGATGACAGCCGCGTCGATCCCCGACTTCTGGTTCGCCATCACCGGTGTCTGGTTGTTCGCGGTGCTGATGGGCTGGCTGCCCACCTCCGGCACCGACGCCGGCCTGCTGTCCTGGGTCCTGCCCATCGCCACCCTGATGATCCGTCCGCTCGGCGTCCTCACCCAGGTGGTCCGCGGTGCCATGGTGTCCGCGTTGTCGGCGCCGTATGTCCGCCTGGCCCGCAGCAAGGGCGCCGGGGACTTCCGCGTGGTCACCCACCACGCCCTGCGCAACGCCGCGGCGCCCGCGCTGACCGTCGCCGGTGACCTGGCCGTCGGACTGATCAACGGAGCCGTGGTGGTCGAGGCCATCTTCGGCTGGCCCGGTATCGGCAAGCTGATGATCGACGCCATCCTGCAACGCGATTTCGCCGTGCTGCAGGCCGCCGTGCTGCTCACCGCGGTGTCGATCTTCCTGCTCAACATCCTCATCGACGCCTGCTACGCCCTGCTCGATGCCCGCGTCCGCGAACCGGCGAAAGTCTAA
- a CDS encoding ABC transporter permease: MVPVKPTTAIVGEPDTTKRRSGATWYRLLVNDRVAAAAAVVLGLVFLTALVGPTLMGDLATRIDLDNSNQAPFTLSHGWANILGTDPLGRSMLARLIVASQTTLSVAIPAVVISAVVGSLIGMWAGFYRGWRETLAMRVADVIMSFPSLLLAVVVLYVFSPSAANIVAVLAITRIPVYLRTARAESAELSTRVFVDAARTFGASGTAIITRHVLPVVLPTLLTVATLDFCYVMLAESSLSFLGIGIQPPDVSWGLMVAQGRTYLHSAWWLSFFPGLAIVITTVSATILAAWARIATDPGQRWRLTVPQKRLSRFTRPTNR; this comes from the coding sequence ATGGTCCCGGTCAAACCGACCACCGCGATCGTCGGCGAACCCGACACCACCAAGAGGCGTTCGGGCGCCACCTGGTACCGGCTGCTGGTCAACGACCGGGTGGCGGCGGCCGCCGCGGTGGTGCTGGGCCTGGTGTTCCTGACCGCGCTGGTGGGCCCCACCTTGATGGGCGACCTGGCCACCCGCATCGACCTGGACAACTCCAACCAGGCGCCGTTCACCCTCAGCCACGGCTGGGCCAACATACTGGGCACCGACCCGCTGGGCCGCAGCATGCTCGCCCGCCTGATCGTGGCCAGTCAGACCACGCTGTCGGTGGCCATCCCTGCGGTGGTGATCAGCGCGGTCGTCGGCTCCCTGATCGGCATGTGGGCCGGCTTCTACCGCGGTTGGCGCGAGACCCTGGCCATGCGTGTCGCCGATGTCATCATGAGCTTTCCGTCCCTGCTGCTGGCCGTCGTGGTGCTCTACGTGTTCTCCCCGAGTGCTGCCAACATCGTTGCGGTCCTGGCCATCACCCGCATCCCGGTGTACCTGCGCACCGCCCGGGCCGAATCGGCCGAACTGTCCACCCGGGTGTTCGTCGACGCGGCGCGTACCTTCGGGGCCAGCGGCACCGCCATCATCACCCGCCACGTTCTGCCGGTGGTGCTGCCCACTCTGCTGACCGTGGCGACGCTGGACTTCTGCTACGTCATGCTGGCCGAGAGCTCACTGAGCTTCCTGGGTATCGGCATCCAGCCGCCCGACGTCAGTTGGGGCCTGATGGTCGCCCAGGGCCGCACCTATCTGCACTCGGCGTGGTGGCTGTCGTTCTTCCCCGGCCTGGCCATCGTCATCACCACCGTCTCGGCCACCATCCTGGCCGCCTGGGCGCGGATCGCCACCGATCCCGGGCAACGGTGGCGCCTCACCGTTCCGCAGAAGCGGCTGTCCCGCTTCACTCGGCCGACCAACCGCTAG
- a CDS encoding ABC transporter ATP-binding protein, giving the protein MTVMEDHTTNAPTVESDPALKVDDLCVDIRTITGTVRAVNGVTFEAYRGETLALLGESGCGKSMTATALVGLLEPVAEVTQGTAVLGRQDLFSADRKTRRKLAGTELAIVFQDALTALNPLYPVGAQLAEPFQIHQRMKAKEARAKAIELMARVGIPQPETRVNSYPHQFSGGMRQRLLIAMAVALNPSVLIADEPTTALDVTVQAQIMALLRDLRSEYDMAVVLITHDLALVAEEADRVAIMYAGNVVETGPVAEVFADPRHPYTKGLLNSVPVDAVRGEELKSIGGAPPDLHSIPKGCVYQARCPLAAEVCTTTRPTLSATGVGRAAACHFPEEVTNV; this is encoded by the coding sequence ATGACCGTGATGGAAGATCACACCACCAACGCACCGACGGTGGAATCGGACCCGGCACTCAAGGTCGACGACCTGTGTGTCGACATCCGCACCATCACCGGCACCGTGCGCGCCGTCAACGGGGTGACGTTCGAGGCCTACCGCGGCGAAACCCTGGCGCTGCTGGGCGAATCCGGCTGCGGCAAGTCGATGACCGCCACCGCCCTGGTGGGTCTGCTCGAACCGGTCGCCGAGGTCACCCAGGGCACTGCGGTGCTGGGCCGCCAGGACCTGTTCTCCGCCGACCGCAAGACGCGGCGCAAGCTGGCCGGCACCGAACTGGCCATCGTGTTCCAGGATGCGCTCACCGCCCTCAACCCGCTGTACCCGGTGGGGGCGCAACTGGCCGAGCCGTTCCAGATCCACCAGCGGATGAAAGCCAAAGAGGCCCGCGCCAAGGCCATCGAACTGATGGCCCGGGTGGGCATTCCGCAACCGGAGACCAGGGTGAACTCCTACCCCCACCAGTTCTCCGGCGGCATGCGTCAGCGCCTGCTGATCGCCATGGCCGTGGCGCTGAACCCCAGCGTGCTCATCGCCGACGAACCCACCACCGCACTCGACGTCACGGTGCAGGCGCAGATCATGGCGCTGCTGCGCGATCTGCGCAGCGAGTACGACATGGCCGTGGTACTCATCACCCACGACCTGGCGCTGGTGGCCGAGGAAGCCGACCGGGTGGCCATCATGTACGCCGGCAACGTCGTCGAAACCGGCCCGGTGGCCGAGGTTTTCGCCGATCCCCGCCACCCCTACACCAAGGGCCTGCTGAATTCGGTGCCCGTGGACGCGGTGCGCGGCGAGGAGCTCAAGTCCATCGGCGGCGCCCCGCCCGACCTGCACTCGATCCCCAAGGGCTGCGTCTACCAGGCGCGCTGCCCACTGGCCGCCGAGGTGTGCACCACCACCAGGCCCACCCTGAGCGCCACCGGCGTCGGTCGCGCGGCGGCCTGCCACTTCCCCGAGGAGGTCACCAATGTCTGA